The Streptomyces sp. NBC_00483 genome contains the following window.
ACGAACTGCCGTTGCTCACCGAGGGCCTCGACCTCTCCGGGCTCTACACGCTCGCCGAGGAACTGCGACAGCAAGGGATCCAAGGGATTCAGGGAACCGCATCCAGGACAGGACGCCACTCATGACGGGACGCCATTCATGACGCTGACCCCTGAGGGCACGCTCGACGTGGACCCGCTGCTCGACGACCCGCAGACCCGCATCGTGGTGTGCTGCGGCAGCGGTGGCGTCGGCAAGACCACGACGGCCGCCGCCCTCGGGCTGCGCGCCGCCGAGCGCGGCCGCAAGGTCGTCGTCCTCACCATCGACCCGGCCCGCAGGCTCGCCCAGTCCATGGGCATCGACTCGCTGGACAACACCCCGCGCCGGGTGAAGGACTTCGACGACTCCGCGGGCGGCGAGCTGCACGCGATGATGCTCGACATGAAGCGCACGTTCGACGAGATCGTCGAGGCGCACGCGGACGAGGAGCGCGCGAAGGCGATCCTGAACAACCCCTTCTACCAGTCGCTTTCGGCCGGCTTCGCGGGCACGCAGGAGTACATGGCGATGGAGAAGCTGGGGCAGCTCAGGTCCCGCGACGAGTGGGACCTGATCGTCGTCGACACCCCGCCGTCCCGCTCCGCGCTCGACTTCCTGGACGCGCCGCAGCGACTCGGCTCGTTCCTGGACGGCAAGCTGATCCGGCTGCTCATGGCCCCGGCGAAGATCGGCGGGCGCGCGGGCATGAAGTTCCTGAACGTCGGGATGTCGATGATGACCGGCACTCTCGGCAAGCTGCTCGGCGGTCAACTCCTGCGCGACGTGCAGACGTTCGTGGCCGCGATGGACACGACGTTCGGCGGTTTCCGCACGCGCGCGGACGCCACGTACAAGCTGCTGCAGGCGCCCGGCACCGCGTTCCTCGTGGTCGCCGCGCCCGAGCGGGACGCGCTGCGCGAGGCCGCGTACTTCGTGGAGCGGCTGGCCGCGGAGAAGATGCCGCTGGCCGGGCTCGTACTGAACCGGGTGCACGGCAGCGCCGCGAGCCGGCTCTCGGCCGAGCGGGCGCTTGCCGCCGCGGAAAATCTTGACGAGCGCCGCATTGTGGATCAGACGGGCGGGAAGGAAGAGGGTCGTGCCACTCCCGAGGCACCCCCCGAATCATCTTCCGAAGCGCCCTTCGAGGCATCCCCCGAAACATCCGAGGCCGACCCCACGGCCGAGCCCGGCATTGAGCAACTGACCGCGGGACTACTGCGGTTGCACGCGGAGCGCATGCAGATGGTCGCGCGCGAACAGCGCACGCGTGACCGCTTCACCGCGCTGCATCCCGAGGTCGCCGTGACCGAGGTCGCGGCCCTGCCCGGTGACGTACACGACCTGGCAGGCCTCAGGGACATCGGAGAACGGCTCGCGGCCGGTGGCACTCCGGCCGGAGCTTGAGCCGTACGTCCGTGGCCCGACGGACAGTTCCGACGGTTCCCACAGTTCCTACGGACAGTGGTGCGCGCGCCGGCTAACCGACGGCCGCGTACCTCTCGTACGTCTCGTCGTTCTCCAGTTCCACGGGCAGCAGGCCCGCGCCGCGCTCGTACTCCGTACGCGCCGTCTCAAGCAGCGTGCGCCATGACGTGACGGTCGGACGCCTGCGCAGCAACGCGCGACGCTCCCGCTCCGTCATGCCACCCCACACGCCGAACTCGACGCGATTGTCGAGCGCGTCCGCCAGGCACTCGGTCCGCACGGGGCATCCCGTGCACACCGCCTTCGCCCGGTTCTGCGCTGCTCCTTGAACGAACAGTTCGTCCGGATCGGTAGTGCGGCAGGCCGCCTGCGCACTCCAGTCGACTACCCAGCCCATACCGGCGCCGTCCTCTCCCGAATCGAGGCTCCCCCACGGCGGCAGCGGCATATTCACCGCCGCCAGTTGAGGACGTTACGGAAGGTGGGCACAGCGCAACACCCCCTTCGGGCCCAATCTTGAATGGTCCGAACGGACTATGCGTGAGCGGCAGATCACCCGACGGAGTGACCGAAGGACATGCGTAATAACCCCGGCAAACCGGGACAGTTCACTTGAGTCACAACGGGCGTGGAGTGACACACAAGGCGAAGTCGGACACCCCCTGAGCCCTACGCGAAGACGCGCGAAAGAGTCCGAGAATGACTACAAGAGGCACTTCATACGTACCGGGAACGATTCGGGGTCGTCCCGCATCTTGATACGAGACCGCACTGCTGTGACAGTTGAGTGCAGCTTAGGCCAAGGCATATACGGCTGTCCGGAGAATCGACACGTAGGCTGCCCCGTATGGGAAAGAAGCGCTCGGGCGGTGGCGGCGGTACGTCGCCGGCCCAACAGGCCGCCAAGTTCCTCGGAGTCAGCGTGCTCGCAGGAGCCGTGCTGGCGGGGATCGCCCTGCCCGCGGCAGGCGCGCTGGGTCTCGCGGCCAAGGGCTCGGTCGAGGGATTCGACGAGATTCCGGCGACGTTGAAGACCCCGCCGCTGAGCCAGCGCACCACGATCCTGGACAACGAGGGCGGGAAGATCGCGACCGTCTACTCGCGCGACCGCACGGTCGTGAAGCTCGACGACATCTCGCCGTACATGCAGAAGGCGATCGTCGCGATCGAGGA
Protein-coding sequences here:
- a CDS encoding ArsA family ATPase, which produces MTLTPEGTLDVDPLLDDPQTRIVVCCGSGGVGKTTTAAALGLRAAERGRKVVVLTIDPARRLAQSMGIDSLDNTPRRVKDFDDSAGGELHAMMLDMKRTFDEIVEAHADEERAKAILNNPFYQSLSAGFAGTQEYMAMEKLGQLRSRDEWDLIVVDTPPSRSALDFLDAPQRLGSFLDGKLIRLLMAPAKIGGRAGMKFLNVGMSMMTGTLGKLLGGQLLRDVQTFVAAMDTTFGGFRTRADATYKLLQAPGTAFLVVAAPERDALREAAYFVERLAAEKMPLAGLVLNRVHGSAASRLSAERALAAAENLDERRIVDQTGGKEEGRATPEAPPESSSEAPFEASPETSEADPTAEPGIEQLTAGLLRLHAERMQMVAREQRTRDRFTALHPEVAVTEVAALPGDVHDLAGLRDIGERLAAGGTPAGA
- a CDS encoding WhiB family transcriptional regulator; amino-acid sequence: MGWVVDWSAQAACRTTDPDELFVQGAAQNRAKAVCTGCPVRTECLADALDNRVEFGVWGGMTERERRALLRRRPTVTSWRTLLETARTEYERGAGLLPVELENDETYERYAAVG